AGGTCGTCGCGGTGGAAGGTGGGGTCGAGGCTGCCGTGGGCGATCGGATGGCCGCAGATCGCCTCCAGCCGCCCGGCCAGCACCCGTGCCAGGGCCACGCCGCGGGTGGGGATGCCCAGCAGCACGAGGTCCCGGCTGTCGGCCACCGCCTCCAGCACCTGGGAGGCGAGCCTGTCGAGGGTGCGTCCCAGGTCCTGGGCGGAGAGCAGTTCCAGCCGGTCGGAGGAACCCGATGCGACCTGAGTTCTGGCCACAAAGCGTATGGCGTGTAACCAAAGCCTGACGCATCCACGCCGGAAGAAGGTGATCTTGAAGGGGGGCTGTAGGTTGGCGTGGCGTTGAAACGTGCAGTTTTTCTCGCTGGTGAAAGCAGCTCCCTCCCAGAAGCAGTCCGCCGGCGGCACCGGCGAACGCGTCCCCTGCGAGACGGCTGCCCCCGTCGCCCCCATGGTTCTGGCCATCCTCGATGGCTGGGGATACAGCCCGGAGGCCGATCACAACGCCGTGAGGAAAGCGGACACCCCGGTGATGGATGCCCTCTGGCATGCCTACCCCCACACCCTGATCGAAGCCAGCGGTGCTGCCGTGGGCCTGCCGGATCACCAGATGGGCAATTCGGAGGTGGGGCACCTCACCATCGGCTCCGGCCGGATCATCCGCCAGGAGCTGGTGCGGATCGGCCAGGCGGTGCGCAACGGCTCCATTGCCGAGAACCAGGCCCTCAACGACCTGGGTGACACCCTGCTGGCCAGCGGCCGTCCCCTGCATCTGATCGGCCTCTGCTCCGATGGCGGCGTCCACAGCCATGTCGACCACCTCGGCGGCCTGCTGCGCTGGGCCGCCGGCCGCGGCCTCAGCGACGTCCTCATCCACGTGGTCACCGATGGCCGCGACTCGGCCCCCCATGGGGGGCCGGGTTTCCTGGCCAGGATCCAGGCGATGATCGACGAGGCCGGTGTCGGCCGGATCGCCACCCTCTGCGGCCGCTACTGGGCCATGGACCGCGACCAGCGCTGGGAGCGCACCGAGAAGGCCTACCGCCTGCTCACCGAGCCGTCCGAGATCTGCCCCTTCACCCCGGCGGAGGTGCTGAAGGGTTCCTATGCGGCCGGCATCACCGATGAATTCCTGGAGCCCGTGCGCCTCACCGAGGGGCTACTGGAGAGCGGTGATGGCCTGGTCTGCTTCAACTTCCGCCCCGACCGGGTGCGCCAGATCATCCGCGCCCTGGTCCTGCCGGAGTTCGACGGCTTCCCACGGGAATGGCTGGGCCCCCTCCATGTGGTCACCTTCACCCAGTACGAGCAGGGCCTGCCCGTGCAGGTGGCCTTCCCGCCCGAATCCCTCGACGGCCTTCTCGGCCAGGTGGTCTCCGAGCACGGTCTGCGCCAGTTCCGCACCGCCGAGACCGAGAAATATCCGCATGTCACGTACTTCATGAACGGCGGCATCGAGCAGGCCTTCCCCGGCGAAGACCGCCACCTGGTGCCCTCCCCCCGTGTGGCCACCTACGACCAGGCCCCGGCGATGTCGGCCGAGAAGCTCACCGACAGCTGCATCGCCGCCATCGGCAAGGGGATCTACGCGCTGGTGGTGATCAACTACGCCAACCCCGACATGGTGGGCCACACCGGCCAGATGGAGGCCGCCACCGAAGCCATCGCCACGGTCGACCGCTGCGTGGGCCGGCTGGTGGAGGCCACCACCCGCATGGGCGGCAGCCTGCTGATCACCGCCGACCACGGCAACGCCGAGGTGATGCAGGGCCCTGATGGCCTCCCCTGGACCGCCCACACCACCAACCCGGTGCCGGTGATCCTGGTGGAGGGCGAGAAGCGCAAGCTGCCGGGCCATGGCAATGACGTCACCCTGAGGGAACACGGCGGTCTGGCGGACATCGCGCCGACCCTGCTGGAGATCCTGGGTCTGCCCAAGCCCGCCCGCATGACCGGCACCTCCCTGGTGGTGCCGGCCTCGGTGCCCGCTGCCCGCATCCCCCAGACCCTCGGCGCCTGAGGCTGCGGGCCTGCCGCGGCTAGGCTGGCCCGATGGTCAAGAACATCGTCTCCTCGCTCTGGATGCTCAGCGGTGCGCTGCTGATCGTGAGCGTGCTGCTCCACAGCCCCAAGGGGGATGGCATGGGGGGCCTGGCCTCCAGTGGCGGCTCAATGTTCAGCAGCGCCCGCAGCGCCGAGAACACCCTCAACCGCATCACCTGGACCCTGCTGTCCCTGTTCCTGGGGCTGGCCGTGGTGCTGAGCGCCGGCTGGCTGGGCTGAACGGGATGGACCGCCGCAACTTTCTCTCCGGCCTTCTGGCCCGGCTGGGGGCACCCCTGGCGGGGCTGCTGCCCTTCCTGACGGCCTCCAAAGCCCTGGCGGCCGCCAAGGCCACCGATCCGGCCTGGCAGCTGAGTCCGGCGGAATGGAGGAAGCGCCTCACACCGGCGGCCTATGCCGTGCTGCGGGACGAGGGCACCGAGCGTCCCTTCAGCAGCCCGCTCAACAAGGAGAAGCGCAGCGGCACCTACGTCTGCGCCGGCTGCCGCCTGCCCCTGTTCTCCTCCAAGGCCAAGTTCGACTCAGGCACCGGCTGGCCCAGCTTCTGGCAACCCCTGCCCAACGCGGTGGCCACGAAAACCGACTTCAAGCTGATCCTGCCGCGCACCGAATACCACTGCCGCCGCTGCGGCGGCCACCAGGGCCATGTCTTCGACGACGGACCCAGGCCCACCGGCAAGCGCTACTGCAACAACGGGGTGGCCCTGGCCTTCGTGACGGGGGTCTGAGCAGCCTGCGGCGGTGGTGGCGGCGCTCTGAGCGGATCGTGCCCCAGTTGCTGGCCGATGCGCTCGCGCGCCAGCTGGCGGTATTCGAAGAAGTGTTCGCCGGTGGCGCAGAGGCCGAGGTAGACGGCCAGCAGTCGGGGTTGTTGCCGTGCCATCTGCCACAGCTGCCGCCAGAACTGGCCGCGGAGTTCAGGGCGGCGCAGCCCCTGGTGCCAGACCAGCAGGGCCAGCAGCCGCACGGCCCGGGCCGGTGGCACGTGCATCTGCTGGGAGCAGTGGGGATTGGGGGTGATGGCGAGGCAGTGGCGCAGGCAGCGCTCCAGATAGGTGGCGGGCTCATACATCCGCCAGAGGGCCTGCACATACTCGTGGCCGATGTCCCGGGGCGGACGGGAGGGTACGAAGTTCATCAGGGTGTTCTGGTCGCCGCAGCAGCTATCGGCATCCGGCAACAGTCGCCCCTCCTGCTCCAGCCGGGTCCACAGGGCCGTGTTGGGAGGGGCCTGGAGGATGCCCAGCATCGGCTGGGGAATGGCCGTCTCAGCGACGAAGGCTTCGATACGCTCTCCTGCTCCTGATCGTTCTCCGTCGAAGCCGAGGATGAAGCCGGCGTAGATGACCAGCCCCGCCGCATTGATCTTGCGGCAGGCTTCCGCCAGGGGATGGCGGGTGTTCTGCTGCTTGCGGGTGACCTCGAGACTTTCCTGGTCGGGGGTCTCGATGCCCAGGAAGACCCCGAAGAAGCCGGCCCGGGCCATCAGCTCCAGGAGCTCAGGCTGTTCGGCCAGATTCACGGAGGCTTCGGTCAGGAAGTTGAAGGGGTAGCGATGGTCCTGCATCCAGGGAATCAGATCGTTCAGCAGACGCTTGACGTTGTGCTGATTGCCGATGAAGTTGTCATCCACCATGAAGATGGATCCCCGCCAGCCCAGGTTGTAGAGGGTCTGCAGTTCCGCCAGGATCTGGTGGTTGTCCTTGGTCCGCGGCTTTCGGCCGTACAGGCTGACGATGTCGCAGAACTCGCAGTTGAACGGACAGCCGCGGGAGAACTGCACCGCCATCATCAGGTAGGCATCGCGTTGCAGCAGGTCGTAGCGGGGCCTGGGGCTGAGGCTGACATCCGGCTTCTCCAGGGCACGGAACTGACCGGCAGGCTCGCCGCGCTCGAGGGCCGCCAGGAAGGCGGGAACGGTGATCTCGCCCTCATCCAGGACCAGGTAGTGGGCGCCGGATTGCAGCGCATGCTCCGGCAGCGAGGTGGGATAGGGGCCGCCCACCGCCACCTTCTTGCCCATCCTCACCGCCTTGCGGATCAGATGGTGAAA
This genomic stretch from Cyanobium gracile PCC 6307 harbors:
- the gpmI gene encoding 2,3-bisphosphoglycerate-independent phosphoglycerate mutase, whose protein sequence is MVLAILDGWGYSPEADHNAVRKADTPVMDALWHAYPHTLIEASGAAVGLPDHQMGNSEVGHLTIGSGRIIRQELVRIGQAVRNGSIAENQALNDLGDTLLASGRPLHLIGLCSDGGVHSHVDHLGGLLRWAAGRGLSDVLIHVVTDGRDSAPHGGPGFLARIQAMIDEAGVGRIATLCGRYWAMDRDQRWERTEKAYRLLTEPSEICPFTPAEVLKGSYAAGITDEFLEPVRLTEGLLESGDGLVCFNFRPDRVRQIIRALVLPEFDGFPREWLGPLHVVTFTQYEQGLPVQVAFPPESLDGLLGQVVSEHGLRQFRTAETEKYPHVTYFMNGGIEQAFPGEDRHLVPSPRVATYDQAPAMSAEKLTDSCIAAIGKGIYALVVINYANPDMVGHTGQMEAATEAIATVDRCVGRLVEATTRMGGSLLITADHGNAEVMQGPDGLPWTAHTTNPVPVILVEGEKRKLPGHGNDVTLREHGGLADIAPTLLEILGLPKPARMTGTSLVVPASVPAARIPQTLGA
- the secG gene encoding preprotein translocase subunit SecG; translated protein: MVKNIVSSLWMLSGALLIVSVLLHSPKGDGMGGLASSGGSMFSSARSAENTLNRITWTLLSLFLGLAVVLSAGWLG
- the msrB gene encoding peptide-methionine (R)-S-oxide reductase MsrB; the protein is MDRRNFLSGLLARLGAPLAGLLPFLTASKALAAAKATDPAWQLSPAEWRKRLTPAAYAVLRDEGTERPFSSPLNKEKRSGTYVCAGCRLPLFSSKAKFDSGTGWPSFWQPLPNAVATKTDFKLILPRTEYHCRRCGGHQGHVFDDGPRPTGKRYCNNGVALAFVTGV
- a CDS encoding B12-binding domain-containing radical SAM protein, whose amino-acid sequence is MNALLLYPHFPKTFWSFDRFLEMAGVKAFIPPLGILTVASLLPPQWHLRFHDRNVAEEPEDDWLWCDLVIVSAMMVQREDFHHLIRKAVRMGKKVAVGGPYPTSLPEHALQSGAHYLVLDEGEITVPAFLAALERGEPAGQFRALEKPDVSLSPRPRYDLLQRDAYLMMAVQFSRGCPFNCEFCDIVSLYGRKPRTKDNHQILAELQTLYNLGWRGSIFMVDDNFIGNQHNVKRLLNDLIPWMQDHRYPFNFLTEASVNLAEQPELLELMARAGFFGVFLGIETPDQESLEVTRKQQNTRHPLAEACRKINAAGLVIYAGFILGFDGERSGAGERIEAFVAETAIPQPMLGILQAPPNTALWTRLEQEGRLLPDADSCCGDQNTLMNFVPSRPPRDIGHEYVQALWRMYEPATYLERCLRHCLAITPNPHCSQQMHVPPARAVRLLALLVWHQGLRRPELRGQFWRQLWQMARQQPRLLAVYLGLCATGEHFFEYRQLARERIGQQLGHDPLRAPPPPPQAAQTPVTKARATPLLQ